GGATGAGGCTGCCCGTGCCAAGGCTAAGGATTCCATGATTCACGAAATGAGCGGCAAGGATGTTACCCGTGATGTGGTTGACTCCGCAAATGCTGTAGTAGTAGCTGCTGGCACTAAGTTGACGGCTGAACTCATCGACACGATTCTGGCTTCCGACGCTAAGGAAATCCGCGTGCGCAACAACAACGTTCGCGGTATCGAAGTGGAGGCTATCAAGGAAGGCGATGGTATCATCGAATCCTTGGCAGAACGTATCGTTGGCCGTGTTCTGGCTGAAAACATCGATGACCCGGCTACGGGTGAACGCATTGCTTCCATCAACGACACCGTTGATGAAGATATGGCAAAACGCATTGAAAAAGTGCGTGACCACGTTTCCATCCGCAGCGTGCTCACCTGTAAGTCTCAGTTCGGCGTCTGCATCAAGTGCTATGGCCGCGATCTGGCTAATCAGGCTGAGGTTGAAATCGGTGAAGCAGTTGGTATCATCGCTGCTCAGTCCATCGGTGAACCGGGTACACAGCTCACCATGCGTACGTTCCACTCCGGCGGTGTTGCCGGTGACGATATCACCCAGGGTCTTCCGCGTGTCGAAGAATTGTTCGAAGCACGTAAGCCGAAGCACCATGCTATCATCGCTGAGATTGAAGGCCGTGCCGAAGTTGAAGACTCCGGTAAGGGTATGCGCAAGGTTACGATTGTACCGGACGAAGGCGAAGCCCGCGAATATGCAATCCCGTATGGCGCCCGTATGGCAGCCAAGCAGGGCATGCATTTGAAACCGGGTGACAAACTCACCGAAGGTTCCATCAACCCGCACGATATCCTGCGTGTCTGCGGTCTGCAGGCAACCCAGCGTTACCTGGTATACGAAGTACAGAAAGTGTATAAGTCCCAGGGCGTTGAGATTAACGATAAGCATATCGAAGTTATGGTTCGTCAGATGCTCCACAAGGTTAAGATTGAGGAATCCGGCAGCACGGATTTCCTGCCTGGCGAGTACATCGACATCAACCAGTTCGAGGCTGCCAATACCAAGGCAATCGAGGAAGACGGCGAACCCGCTGTGGCAAAACCGATTCTCCTCGGTATCACCAAGGCATCTCTGGCTACCGATTCCTTCATGTCGGCTGCTTCCTTCCAGGAAACCACCCGTGTACTCACGGATGCCGCCATCAAGGGCAAGGTTGACCCGCTTATCGGCCTCAAGGAAAATGTTATCATCGGTAAGCTGATTCCGGCTGGTACGGGTATGAGCCGTTACCGCAACCTTAAGATTGTGGATAAAGACCCGAAACCGGTAGAAGAAGTTGCTGAAGAAACTGTGGAAACCGATACGGTAGAAGCATAATAGAACATAAAAGACTACTTGGGAAGCCTTTCCTTTTGGGGAAGGGGGACCGCGTAGCGGTGGATGAGGTTCAAAGGTAGTCAATACCTTTGAACCTCATTTTATATTTTAGGAGGTATGTTCAATGGCTGAAGAATGTAATCATGATTGTAGTTCCTGCGGTACCACCTGTGGAGCCGATACCCGTCCGAAGGATTTGCATGAAGCACCCCATGAGCTCAGTGATATCCGTCATGTCATTGCGGTAGTCAGTGGCAAGGGCGGTGTTGGTAAATCCTTGGTGACTGGGCTGTTGTCTGTGGCGATGTCCCGCAAAGGCAAGCATGTGGGCATTATGGATGCAGATATTACCGGCCCATCCATCCCAAAGATGTTTGGTGTCAGTGGTGAAGTGTGTGGCAGTGAAAAGGGAGCATACCCTGTGACCACTGCCGGAGGTATCGACATCGTCAGCATGAACCTCCTGCTCGATGATGACACAGATCCAGTCGTATGGCGCGGCCCCATCATCAGCGGTGTGGTCAAGCAGTTCTGGCATGATTTCATCTGGGAAGATGTGGACTATATGTTCGTGGATATGCCTCCCGGAACTGGTGATGTGCCGCTGACGGTTATGCAGTCCATCAAACTGGACGGCATCATCATCGTTACGAGCCCGCAGGAACTTGTGTCCATGATTGTGGAAAAGGCCGTGAAGATGGCCGAAGCCATGAAGGTGCCTATCCTGGGCCTCGTGGAAAATATGAGCTACTTTGAGTGCCCTGACTGCGGTAAACGCCATGCAATCTATGGTCAGAGTCATATTGAGGAAATTGCCAAAGAATACAACCTCGATGTGCTGGGGCGCATCCCCATCCAGCCTGCACTGGCAGCAGAATGTGATGCTGGGCAGATTGAGACGACCGAGGCCGATTACCTCGACGAAGCAACGGCGAAACTTCTTGCTTTAGATGAATAAGTAAATATCCCAACGCGACAGTGCGTTACCACAAAAGGTTCTGCGATATTTCTTGCAGAGCCTTTTTGCTGACCATGTGGGGGCCTTAAATAAATGCATATGAAAATTTTACTATTGTTTCGTGGGTAAATTCTTAAGCAAAATGAAAAAGGACCTGTTTATCCGTCCATACACGCAAGCTGACCAATTCGTAGTCCTTTGGACTTGACTCGGTCAGATTTCATAGTAGAATATAATTAAGCAACACAGGAGGAATAATCATGGTAGCATTTCGGATTAATCGGACAAATGACGCGGTATTTAAGGCCGTTTTTGCCAAGCACCCGCAAATAACCATATCCTTGATTAATGCTTTTTTCGAGTTTCAGGGGACGGAGCTTATTGAAGATATTGAGTTTATCGACCGCGAAATGGACGCAGACGAGTATGAGGGCAAAGAGTCACGGCTGGACATTTTAGGCCGCACGGCTTCAGGCACCAAGGTCAATATTGAAATGCAGGTCAATGCCCTTGCCGCTATGGGCGAGCGTTCTGTTTATTATTGGGCGCGGAACTATGCTGATTTGAAGCGGGGCGAGGAATATGACCAGTTAAATCGCACCGTGGCCATCAATATTTTGGGGTTCAGTCTGTTTGATGCGAATAAATATCCGGATATGCACAGCTGCTTTGGCATTTATGATGTTCAAACCAGCTGCCAGTTGACGGACAAGTTGGAGATACATTTCCTAGAATTGCCGAAATTCAAGGGCAGAAGCGTAAGAGAAATGAACCGCATGGAGAAATGGGCGGCTTATTTCTCCCCCAGTACGCCGGACGAAGAACTGGCAGAAATCGCGGCTTCAGAAGAAGCTATCAAAGAAGCGATGGAGGTGGAAGATGTGTTTACTAAGGACGAAGTGGCCAAACGCTCGTATGAAAAAGCAGAAAAATTCCGCCGTGACCAGGCGGCGCAGTTAACTTTTGCTCGACGTGAAGAAAGAGTGAAGGCTGTTACCATGCTTAAAAAGTTAAAAATAAGTAAAGATTTGGCTATCACACAGATTATCGAAAACTACGCGCTCTCCAACGAGGAAGCAACGGCTTTAGTTAATAGTTGTTGGTAAACTTCCTAGATATAGAGATATTTCCTGAAAATCGTCAATCGAATATTGTTTTTTCTCTGATGATAATTTCGATAAGCAAAAGCTGGAGCTTGACATGTCAAATTGACAAGTCAAGTTCCAGCTTTTTCGTGCCTATAGTTATGGAAGTTATGGATGAGTAAGCCGGAACACCAGCAGTTTTTCCCGTGGGTCGCTGTATTTTTCTCCGGGGCGGCAGTCGATGGTGTCAATGAGTGTCAGATGGGAGAGCTCCGCGAGGTATTCGGTGTAGGCGGGGGATGGGTAGTAGAAAATCAGGAGTATATCTCTGGGCGCGTTTTTGCAGGAGTCTTGCAGATTGTCCAGCACAGTGCGGAGGATTTCCACGGCGAAGGGATTGAAGAAGAAGCAGCGGTCCACTTGCTCGGGAACGGTGAAGTTGACTGCATCCTGTTGGAGCAGGGTAACCCGATTGCCCCGCGGGGCGGTTTGCTGATTGGTGCAGGCTCTTTCGTAGAGGCGGGGATTATACTCAATGCCGATGGCGTGGCATTTTGTCTGGCTCGTGAGGAAAAAGCTGACCCGGCCTTTGCCACAGCCGTAGTCCACCACGGTATTGTGCTTGTCAATATAGCCGCTGCGGGCGAGCTGTTCGAGCACAGTGTAATCG
The Selenomonas ruminantium AC2024 DNA segment above includes these coding regions:
- a CDS encoding Mrp/NBP35 family ATP-binding protein, with translation MAEECNHDCSSCGTTCGADTRPKDLHEAPHELSDIRHVIAVVSGKGGVGKSLVTGLLSVAMSRKGKHVGIMDADITGPSIPKMFGVSGEVCGSEKGAYPVTTAGGIDIVSMNLLLDDDTDPVVWRGPIISGVVKQFWHDFIWEDVDYMFVDMPPGTGDVPLTVMQSIKLDGIIIVTSPQELVSMIVEKAVKMAEAMKVPILGLVENMSYFECPDCGKRHAIYGQSHIEEIAKEYNLDVLGRIPIQPALAAECDAGQIETTEADYLDEATAKLLALDE
- a CDS encoding Rpn family recombination-promoting nuclease/putative transposase translates to MVAFRINRTNDAVFKAVFAKHPQITISLINAFFEFQGTELIEDIEFIDREMDADEYEGKESRLDILGRTASGTKVNIEMQVNALAAMGERSVYYWARNYADLKRGEEYDQLNRTVAINILGFSLFDANKYPDMHSCFGIYDVQTSCQLTDKLEIHFLELPKFKGRSVREMNRMEKWAAYFSPSTPDEELAEIAASEEAIKEAMEVEDVFTKDEVAKRSYEKAEKFRRDQAAQLTFARREERVKAVTMLKKLKISKDLAITQIIENYALSNEEATALVNSCW
- a CDS encoding class I SAM-dependent methyltransferase, with the translated sequence MTDLENDWDKLLHIKTTGRDDTISDLVRYPYEPTDYTVLEQLARSGYIDKHNTVVDYGCGKGRVSFFLTSQTKCHAIGIEYNPRLYERACTNQQTAPRGNRVTLLQQDAVNFTVPEQVDRCFFFNPFAVEILRTVLDNLQDSCKNAPRDILLIFYYPSPAYTEYLAELSHLTLIDTIDCRPGEKYSDPREKLLVFRLTHP